In Halobacteriovorax marinus SJ, the following proteins share a genomic window:
- a CDS encoding polyhydroxyalkanoic acid system family protein, whose translation MDLSVNYNKATSKSEAYELAKAQITPEYVDKFNVKADISYNEAAHSMEATGKGFTLSLKFEDDRCDVSLKLSMLLKPLKKKILGTIEKKLEKNV comes from the coding sequence ATGGATTTGTCTGTTAATTATAATAAGGCTACAAGTAAGAGCGAAGCTTATGAGCTTGCGAAAGCACAGATCACGCCAGAGTATGTAGATAAGTTTAATGTAAAAGCTGATATCTCATATAATGAAGCTGCTCATTCGATGGAAGCTACGGGAAAAGGATTTACTCTTTCTCTGAAGTTTGAAGATGATAGGTGTGATGTCTCATTGAAGCTTTCAATGTTATTAAAACCTCTTAAGAAGAAAATCTTAGGAACAATTGAAAAGAAGTTAGAAAAAAACGTTTAG
- the dut gene encoding dUTP diphosphatase, with protein sequence MVQKIELKVKKLEHFDSELPLPSYETAGAAGADLRASMPNKETLVIPAGKRVLVPTGLSYEIPEGYEVQVRPRSGMSLKTNLLIVNSPGTIDCDYRGEIKIIIGNFGDDEAHIEHGDRIAQMVIAPVTQATIVETTSLSETERGQGGFGSTGKK encoded by the coding sequence ATGGTTCAGAAAATTGAGCTTAAAGTTAAGAAGCTAGAACACTTTGATAGCGAGCTTCCCCTTCCTAGCTATGAGACAGCGGGTGCTGCAGGCGCAGATCTAAGGGCATCAATGCCAAATAAAGAGACTTTAGTGATTCCTGCCGGTAAGAGGGTTCTTGTCCCAACTGGGCTTAGCTACGAGATTCCAGAAGGTTATGAAGTTCAAGTTCGTCCTAGATCGGGAATGAGTCTTAAGACAAATTTATTGATTGTAAACAGTCCAGGGACGATTGACTGTGACTACCGTGGAGAGATAAAGATAATCATTGGAAATTTCGGTGATGATGAGGCCCATATTGAGCATGGGGATAGAATTGCTCAGATGGTGATTGCTCCGGTAACTCAAGCTACAATAGTAGAAACAACATCTTTATCAGAAACTGAAAGGGGCCAAGGCGGGTTTGGCTCAACAGGTAAGAAATAA
- a CDS encoding tetratricopeptide repeat protein, whose product MKILIILSILFAHNLKVLAQSTPAIVDMSKLKELDTDWGLLDDIEVDELNRRNLIKSRKADLSTLRKVKQLIIGGDVEAAKYYLDRLDSKNRTITYIKARYLAIIHFINDEYESSLEALNSVNLNENKHYTKTCILKIINMMALNKNEGLYREFDGCDRVTLRYSQTDHYWLDTLFNLKFDREETFKGSSFADTQYVLQNQDFFRIWIKTGIYLNKEYLVLNLIKSMPESYYMSKRTRELIGLLYFRSGDEEKAMSFIEDIETPNSENMKGNYNLARKKYELAFGHYKLALQKKKNSLNAIERSLPLVWILGQWEEGNKLLDRLIKKNLPERKKTTLKTLFKMRQDKFLETQKYLDILNIQYKEKLPFELNQMMYYNAMRIKNQKQMIEYSNIACRAMDAIACWTLMQSIMWENLGQTIDRDEEVQVTQNNFIENLKSAQEVTPIQEIPTIDQRDIEELDSELVRITPGEEN is encoded by the coding sequence ATGAAAATATTAATAATCCTGAGTATTCTATTTGCCCACAACCTCAAAGTACTTGCCCAAAGTACTCCGGCAATTGTAGATATGTCTAAGCTCAAAGAATTAGATACCGACTGGGGTCTACTCGACGATATTGAAGTAGATGAACTCAATAGAAGAAATCTCATCAAATCGAGAAAAGCAGATCTATCAACTCTAAGAAAAGTAAAACAATTAATTATTGGCGGCGATGTCGAGGCAGCGAAGTACTACTTAGATAGGCTAGATAGTAAAAATAGAACCATTACTTACATAAAAGCAAGATATCTCGCTATCATTCACTTCATCAATGACGAGTATGAATCCTCACTTGAGGCGCTCAACTCAGTGAACCTAAATGAAAACAAACACTATACTAAAACATGTATATTAAAAATTATAAATATGATGGCCTTAAATAAGAACGAAGGTCTCTACCGCGAGTTCGATGGTTGTGATCGAGTGACTCTTAGATACTCACAAACTGATCACTATTGGCTCGACACCCTCTTCAATTTAAAATTCGATAGAGAAGAAACATTCAAAGGCAGCTCATTTGCCGATACTCAATACGTTTTACAAAATCAAGATTTTTTTAGAATTTGGATTAAGACTGGAATTTACTTAAATAAAGAATATCTTGTATTAAACCTTATTAAATCAATGCCAGAGAGTTATTACATGTCTAAGAGAACGAGAGAGCTTATTGGACTCCTCTACTTTAGAAGCGGTGATGAAGAAAAGGCAATGAGCTTCATTGAAGATATTGAAACTCCTAACTCTGAGAATATGAAAGGTAATTACAACCTTGCGAGGAAGAAATACGAATTAGCTTTTGGACACTATAAATTAGCACTTCAAAAAAAGAAAAACTCTCTAAACGCTATAGAGAGATCTCTTCCCTTAGTCTGGATTCTCGGACAATGGGAGGAAGGAAATAAGTTATTAGACAGACTCATAAAAAAGAACCTTCCAGAGAGAAAGAAAACAACTCTAAAAACTCTCTTTAAAATGAGACAAGATAAATTCTTAGAGACACAGAAATATCTCGATATTCTAAATATTCAGTATAAAGAAAAGCTTCCCTTTGAGCTAAACCAAATGATGTACTACAACGCCATGAGAATCAAGAATCAAAAGCAAATGATTGAATACTCCAATATCGCATGTAGGGCAATGGACGCCATAGCATGCTGGACACTTATGCAATCTATAATGTGGGAAAACCTTGGTCAAACAATTGATAGAGACGAAGAAGTGCAAGTCACTCAAAATAACTTCATAGAAAACTTAAAGAGTGCTCAGGAAGTTACTCCTATTCAGGAGATACCAACAATAGATCAAAGAGATATCGAAGAGCTCGATAGTGAGCTCGTTCGAATTACTCCCGGTGAAGAAAACTAA
- a CDS encoding SGNH/GDSL hydrolase family protein: protein MSFFRLLTFFLISTISLANSAQETIQQPPRELDHFKEHQKYRHSNSTIKTLKQSFTIHGGETKEVSYEHDEYGFRKISSNDILKRKASIIFAGGSFTYGHGLNLEEIFSFKISKKFKDHQVLNFGLPGTSITEQIFLWEHFNFQKKVKTKRPILILTIFNDHLNRESLSSSYLRWAPAHRPVYTYKSGQWKLSHPLSEEDKYQRVQFFKKYKLDFLHDKLSSVFEIYNRRKEIENFASKINYLKSLFLEQFPEGKFFVTEMAPFMALKRNEDRSYLIDKLKYYNIVFWHNGTIEDSEKNKEHYQIPSDGHPNALLNEVYTDFLADKIKSLNLSSF, encoded by the coding sequence ATGAGCTTCTTTAGACTACTGACTTTTTTCTTAATTTCTACTATTAGCTTGGCCAATTCTGCCCAAGAAACGATTCAACAGCCTCCTAGAGAGTTAGATCATTTTAAAGAACATCAAAAATATAGACATTCAAACTCAACAATAAAGACCCTTAAACAGAGTTTCACTATCCATGGTGGTGAAACAAAGGAAGTCTCTTATGAGCACGATGAATATGGTTTTAGAAAAATTTCTAGCAATGATATTTTAAAGAGAAAGGCCTCTATCATTTTTGCAGGAGGTTCTTTTACCTACGGCCATGGACTAAATTTAGAAGAAATATTTTCTTTTAAAATCTCAAAGAAATTTAAAGATCACCAAGTCTTGAACTTTGGTTTACCAGGAACATCAATTACTGAGCAGATTTTTCTATGGGAGCATTTTAACTTCCAAAAGAAAGTTAAAACAAAGAGGCCGATTCTGATTCTAACAATTTTCAATGATCACCTCAACCGTGAGTCTCTCTCATCAAGTTATCTAAGATGGGCTCCAGCACATAGACCAGTTTATACTTATAAAAGTGGTCAATGGAAGCTTTCACATCCCCTCTCAGAAGAAGATAAGTACCAAAGAGTTCAATTTTTTAAAAAGTATAAATTAGACTTTCTTCACGATAAACTCTCCTCAGTCTTTGAGATTTATAATAGAAGAAAAGAAATTGAAAACTTTGCTAGTAAGATAAATTATTTAAAGTCACTCTTTCTTGAGCAATTTCCTGAGGGGAAATTCTTTGTCACAGAAATGGCCCCGTTTATGGCCCTAAAGCGAAATGAAGATAGAAGCTATCTCATCGATAAATTGAAATATTATAATATTGTCTTTTGGCACAATGGTACTATCGAAGATAGTGAGAAAAATAAAGAGCATTATCAGATTCCAAGTGATGGACATCCCAATGCTCTTTTAAATGAAGTCTATACTGACTTTTTAGCCGATAAAATAAAGAGTCTTAATCTTTCTTCTTTCTAA
- a CDS encoding trypsin-like serine peptidase has protein sequence MFLSKNWPNILAILLVLITLEPTQASAKRSCMPSARELSYRPEIGRIRDNLNNQDSSCTVFMISNSCAVSAGHCKEHFQFAEFNIPASFGEEISNSAPEDIFEVDKASIQSHYGDFGNDYAVFKLKPNKVTGELAGQKYGYLSTSFIIPKITSKIHIIGYGLSFQDEFSYLSQKKSEGEVIGTNYRRGLPFIPNLSSVSYDATTSGGDSGSPIILESTGEVIGIHTRGMCFNGGRHNGGTLFKDHKRLSKAIDSCLNSK, from the coding sequence ATGTTTTTATCAAAAAATTGGCCAAATATACTCGCTATTTTACTGGTTCTCATTACACTTGAGCCCACACAGGCAAGTGCTAAGAGAAGCTGTATGCCCAGTGCTAGAGAGCTTTCCTATAGACCAGAGATTGGACGTATAAGAGATAATCTAAATAATCAAGATTCATCATGTACTGTATTTATGATTTCTAATTCCTGTGCTGTGAGCGCTGGACACTGCAAAGAGCACTTTCAATTTGCTGAATTTAATATTCCAGCTTCCTTTGGAGAAGAAATCTCAAACTCTGCACCTGAGGATATTTTCGAAGTCGATAAAGCGAGCATTCAGTCTCATTATGGAGACTTTGGGAATGATTATGCAGTCTTTAAGCTTAAGCCAAATAAGGTGACGGGTGAGCTTGCCGGTCAAAAATATGGTTACCTTAGCACTTCGTTTATCATCCCTAAGATTACTTCCAAAATTCACATCATCGGTTATGGGCTCTCTTTTCAAGATGAGTTCTCATACTTGTCTCAAAAAAAATCTGAGGGTGAAGTTATTGGAACGAATTATAGGCGAGGGCTACCGTTTATCCCAAACCTTAGCTCTGTAAGTTATGATGCAACTACTTCAGGCGGAGACTCTGGTTCTCCTATTATTTTAGAGAGTACTGGGGAAGTCATTGGTATACATACTCGAGGTATGTGCTTCAATGGTGGGCGCCACAACGGTGGAACCTTGTTTAAGGATCATAAGAGACTTAGTAAGGCCATTGATAGCTGTCTTAATTCTAAATAA
- the rpsO gene encoding 30S ribosomal protein S15 — protein MLTTEQKKNIVAEFGAEFGKGEKDSGNAAVQVALLTHNINGLKEHFNKHIHDYHSNRGLLKMIGQRKALLKYVQKKNADQYQSLIKKLGLRK, from the coding sequence ATGCTTACAACTGAACAAAAGAAAAACATTGTTGCTGAATTCGGAGCTGAATTTGGTAAAGGTGAGAAAGACTCTGGAAATGCTGCTGTACAAGTTGCACTTCTTACTCACAACATCAACGGTCTTAAAGAACACTTTAACAAGCACATCCATGACTACCACTCAAACCGTGGTCTTCTAAAGATGATTGGTCAAAGAAAGGCCCTTTTAAAGTACGTTCAGAAGAAGAACGCTGATCAGTACCAGAGCTTAATTAAGAAGCTTGGTCTAAGAAAGTAA
- a CDS encoding 2Fe-2S iron-sulfur cluster-binding protein → MYTATLMPSGEKIVINEKKSLLENLKDNGHYIKSSCGGHATCTDCIVKIVTGEDNVNPPEFNELQLMGNVFHITKERLSCQTFVTGDITVDISAHDKAEDERRLKNKTAAFSNAKKNGPRVRKREEVEEILKERQDRYEQKQEDGQKWYKHWEKDSEQRSKRYGGGKRPREFRTDHIDHERDAKEREQKKLERERREKLAKVSPRSFNDSLKDKSNKENFSSRPAKKSKEEIAEMTSTERPLKSNPDRKSFRKKKD, encoded by the coding sequence ATGTACACTGCGACGCTAATGCCATCAGGTGAGAAAATTGTAATTAATGAGAAGAAGTCTCTCCTAGAGAATCTTAAAGATAATGGGCATTATATTAAGTCGTCTTGTGGTGGACACGCTACTTGTACAGATTGCATAGTTAAGATTGTTACAGGGGAAGATAATGTAAATCCACCTGAGTTTAATGAACTGCAATTAATGGGAAATGTCTTTCATATTACAAAAGAGAGACTTTCTTGCCAGACATTTGTAACAGGTGACATCACTGTTGATATTTCTGCTCACGATAAGGCAGAGGATGAAAGAAGGCTTAAGAATAAGACTGCGGCCTTCTCTAATGCTAAGAAGAATGGTCCTCGTGTTAGAAAGAGAGAGGAAGTTGAAGAAATTCTAAAAGAGCGTCAAGATCGTTATGAGCAAAAGCAAGAAGACGGTCAAAAATGGTATAAGCACTGGGAGAAAGACTCAGAGCAGAGATCAAAGAGATATGGCGGTGGAAAGAGACCTCGCGAATTTAGAACTGATCACATTGACCACGAAAGAGACGCTAAAGAGAGAGAGCAAAAGAAACTTGAAAGAGAAAGAAGAGAGAAGCTAGCAAAAGTATCTCCAAGGTCTTTCAACGATTCTCTAAAAGATAAGTCTAATAAAGAAAACTTCTCTTCTAGACCAGCTAAAAAATCTAAAGAAGAAATCGCTGAGATGACTTCAACAGAGAGACCGCTTAAGTCTAATCCAGATAGAAAGAGCTTTAGAAAGAAGAAAGATTAA
- the pnp gene encoding polyribonucleotide nucleotidyltransferase: protein MLNDKKVYSLNYGGKEVTVETGRLAKQADGSVLVSCNGTQVLVTVCSAHEVKDGQDFFPLLVEYTEKFYSAGKFVGGFLKREGRPSTSETLNARLIDRPLRPLFPEGYMFDTVVSCNVLSYSDEGDAEVLAGLGASAALTISDIPFNGPIGTCKVGRVDGKLVLNPSHSQWAESDLEIAVAASADAILMVEGEAKVVPEKEVLEAIYFGHDNIKEYVKLMEQMRSEIGRPKREFVSAAANETMMSKMRSDFASGARNCISIDDKMDRQRAVKALEKEVKNAMSEAPEAFGLTADDSFGKEAYKGVDELLYEMMRGDILNEEKRIAGRGMTEVREIETEANLLEHVHGSSLFTRGETQVMAAVTIGGKHGEKMEDSIRGTEFQKFYLHYNFPPFSVGEARGVRGVGRRELGHGNLAERAVKAVMPSEEEFAYTTRVVCEVMESNGSSSMGSVCSASMALMDAGVPISNPVAGIAMGLITDGERFKVLTDILGDEDHLGDMDFKVAGTVDGITAIQMDIKITGLTREIVEKSIEQAREGRLHILGEMAKTISTKRAEFKDGVPRIVTVQIPVDKIGALIGPGGKNIKKLQEDFDVTVEITEEGLVKVLGTDTDILNNCVASIDLQINGPEVGSIYEAVVVTIKEYGAFVDIIPGVSGLVHVSELSDERVKDVSEYLSEGDKVSVKVVEVDRMGRLKLSAKAVKPVEKKADK, encoded by the coding sequence ATGTTAAACGATAAGAAAGTTTATTCGTTGAACTATGGTGGCAAAGAAGTCACTGTTGAAACGGGTCGTCTTGCTAAACAAGCTGACGGTTCAGTTCTAGTATCATGTAATGGAACTCAAGTTCTTGTTACAGTTTGTTCTGCTCACGAAGTAAAAGATGGGCAAGATTTCTTCCCACTACTTGTTGAGTACACTGAGAAGTTTTACTCTGCAGGTAAGTTTGTAGGTGGATTCTTAAAGAGAGAAGGTCGTCCTTCAACTTCTGAAACATTAAACGCAAGACTAATTGATAGACCTCTTAGACCTCTATTCCCAGAAGGGTATATGTTTGACACTGTTGTTTCATGTAACGTTCTTTCATACTCTGATGAAGGTGATGCTGAAGTTCTAGCAGGTTTAGGTGCTTCTGCTGCATTAACTATTTCTGATATTCCATTCAATGGTCCAATCGGTACATGTAAAGTTGGTAGAGTAGATGGAAAGCTTGTTCTTAACCCATCTCACTCTCAGTGGGCAGAGTCTGATCTTGAGATCGCTGTAGCTGCTTCCGCTGATGCCATTCTTATGGTTGAAGGTGAAGCGAAGGTCGTTCCTGAGAAAGAAGTTCTTGAAGCGATTTACTTTGGTCACGACAATATCAAAGAATACGTTAAGCTCATGGAGCAAATGAGAAGTGAAATTGGTAGACCAAAGAGAGAGTTTGTCTCAGCGGCAGCTAATGAAACAATGATGAGTAAAATGAGAAGTGACTTCGCTAGTGGAGCGAGAAACTGTATTTCTATCGATGATAAAATGGATAGACAAAGAGCTGTTAAGGCACTTGAGAAAGAAGTTAAGAATGCAATGAGCGAAGCGCCTGAGGCCTTCGGACTTACTGCTGATGATAGCTTTGGAAAAGAAGCATACAAAGGTGTAGATGAGCTTCTCTATGAAATGATGAGAGGAGATATTCTAAACGAAGAAAAGCGTATTGCTGGAAGAGGAATGACTGAAGTTAGAGAGATCGAAACTGAAGCAAACCTACTTGAGCACGTACACGGTTCTTCACTTTTCACTAGAGGTGAAACTCAGGTTATGGCCGCTGTAACAATCGGTGGTAAGCACGGTGAGAAGATGGAAGATTCTATCAGAGGAACTGAGTTCCAAAAATTCTACTTACACTATAATTTCCCTCCATTCTCTGTTGGTGAGGCGAGAGGTGTAAGAGGTGTAGGACGTCGTGAACTTGGTCACGGTAACCTTGCTGAAAGAGCTGTTAAGGCAGTTATGCCATCTGAAGAAGAATTTGCTTATACAACAAGAGTCGTATGTGAAGTTATGGAGTCTAATGGTTCTTCTTCAATGGGATCTGTTTGTTCTGCTTCAATGGCACTAATGGATGCTGGTGTTCCTATTTCTAATCCAGTTGCAGGTATTGCGATGGGGCTAATTACTGACGGTGAGAGATTTAAAGTTCTAACTGATATCCTTGGTGACGAAGATCACCTTGGTGATATGGACTTTAAAGTTGCAGGTACAGTTGACGGTATCACTGCAATTCAAATGGATATTAAGATTACAGGTCTTACTCGTGAGATCGTTGAAAAATCTATTGAGCAAGCTAGAGAAGGTAGACTTCATATTCTAGGTGAGATGGCGAAGACAATCTCAACTAAGAGAGCTGAGTTCAAAGATGGTGTACCAAGAATTGTTACTGTTCAAATCCCAGTTGATAAGATCGGTGCTCTTATTGGTCCAGGTGGTAAGAATATTAAGAAACTTCAAGAAGACTTTGATGTTACTGTGGAAATTACAGAAGAAGGACTTGTTAAAGTTCTTGGAACTGACACTGATATCCTCAATAACTGTGTAGCTTCAATCGATCTTCAAATCAATGGTCCAGAAGTAGGATCTATTTACGAAGCTGTTGTTGTTACAATCAAAGAGTACGGTGCATTCGTAGATATTATCCCTGGTGTTTCTGGTCTTGTTCACGTTTCTGAGCTTTCTGATGAAAGAGTTAAAGACGTAAGCGAGTACCTAAGTGAAGGTGATAAGGTTTCAGTAAAAGTTGTTGAAGTTGATAGAATGGGAAGACTCAAGCTATCTGCCAAAGCTGTGAAGCCAGTAGAGAAGAAAGCTGATAAATAA
- a CDS encoding RNA polymerase factor sigma-32 encodes MSENKKDKKHSDTVVEVLSTEDLLSENESKTLADIEISLKKSNEDAQDLLPALTSSKDLVKYDSKIGDPLTAYLREISKYELLTIEEERELTQKLVETGDIEVAKKLVAANLRLVVKIAMEYRSSFQNVMDLIQEGNIGLMKAVSKYDPDKGAKLSYYASWWIKSYILKYILDNFRLVKIGTTNEQKKLFYNLMKEKDRLAKQGIEPDHKLLSENLGVSEKAVALMDGRMSSSGGELSLETPLGHDSGSGVLSDILVDQDESDISEKIADAQGLEILQENLRDFVSGLKERDRDIFKKRLLSEVPPSLQNIADEYGVSRERIRQIEERLLKNLKVYMSEFIR; translated from the coding sequence ATGTCAGAAAATAAAAAAGATAAAAAGCACAGCGATACAGTTGTTGAGGTACTAAGTACTGAAGATCTTCTTTCAGAAAATGAGAGTAAGACGCTTGCAGATATTGAGATCTCCTTAAAAAAATCTAATGAAGATGCCCAAGACCTTCTTCCCGCACTAACGAGTTCTAAAGATCTCGTTAAGTATGATAGTAAAATTGGTGATCCTCTTACGGCATATCTTAGAGAGATATCCAAGTATGAGCTTCTAACTATTGAAGAGGAGAGAGAGCTGACTCAGAAGTTAGTTGAGACAGGTGATATCGAAGTTGCTAAGAAATTAGTGGCCGCCAACTTAAGGTTAGTCGTTAAAATTGCCATGGAGTATAGAAGTTCATTTCAAAATGTTATGGACCTTATTCAAGAAGGAAATATTGGTCTCATGAAGGCCGTCTCAAAATATGATCCAGATAAAGGCGCTAAGCTTTCGTACTATGCGAGCTGGTGGATAAAGTCCTATATCTTAAAGTATATTCTCGATAATTTTCGCTTGGTTAAGATTGGAACAACTAATGAGCAGAAGAAACTCTTCTATAATCTCATGAAAGAGAAAGATCGCTTGGCCAAGCAGGGGATAGAACCAGATCATAAATTGCTCTCTGAGAACCTTGGGGTTTCTGAAAAGGCAGTTGCACTTATGGATGGGCGAATGTCTAGCTCGGGTGGAGAACTAAGTTTAGAGACACCACTTGGACATGACTCTGGCTCGGGTGTACTTTCGGATATTCTTGTAGATCAGGATGAGAGTGATATTTCTGAAAAAATTGCAGATGCTCAAGGGCTTGAGATTCTCCAAGAAAATCTTAGAGACTTTGTTTCAGGACTTAAAGAGAGAGATAGAGATATCTTTAAAAAACGGTTACTTAGCGAAGTTCCTCCCTCCCTTCAAAATATTGCAGATGAATACGGTGTGTCACGAGAGAGAATACGCCAGATCGAAGAGCGACTCCTAAAGAATTTAAAGGTTTACATGTCTGAGTTTATTAGATAA